ACGCCGTGCGGGTGGACCTCGGCGAGGTGGAGGTGCAGGGCGAGAAGAGCGGGTTTGCCATGCTGGCGGGAGCGGGCGCCGACGCCGCGATGATCCGCGACTCGGAAGAACTCAAGGAGAAGTACGGCGCGATGGCCTACGTCCTGAGCGCCATGCGGCAGATCAATCCCAAGAAGACCACCTTCAGGCTCGTCATCGACGGCACCGAGCGCTCCTTTGAGGGCATCGGCGTGATGGTCGCCAACTTTGGCATGGCGAACTACCGCCTGCCCATCACCAGCGACATCAGCCCCTCGGACGGCAAATTCACGGTGGTCCTGATGAAGGCCGGAAACATCCTGCGGCTCTTGCCCAACCTGCTCGACTCCGTCCGGGTCAAGCTCAACCTGGGTGACCCGGTGTTCAGCGGCAACCTCGAAACCCTGGAGGCCAAGCAGGTCTCCGTCGAGGCCGATGACCCCTTTCCCCTCCAGTACGACGGCGAGCTGCACGTCGAGACCACCCCCTTCACCGCCCGCATCCTGCCCGGCGCCGTCCGCTTCCTGACCCCCGCCCGCCGCAAGGACCTCGACACCTGAGCCGGGACCTGCCTCCTCACCGCTCGTCCTCCTCGACCTTCTCGAGGGCCTCGCGCCGGATGTCCTGGTCCATCTTGGCGTAGATGGCGCTGGTCGTGACATTGGCGTGGCCCAGGATGTCCGACACGACGTGCAGGTCGCGGGTGGCGCGGTACAGCCGCGTGCCCGCCGTGCGCCGGAGCGTGTGCACGCCGAACATGTCCGGGGGCAGGCCAGCCACCGCCAGGTAGCCGTTGACAATTTCCCGCAGGCCCCGCACGCTGAGGCGGCGCCCGAAGCGGGAGGGCCGGAAGGACACGAGCAGGCTGGGTTCGTCGTCCCGCAGCTCGCCCCGGACGCGCAGCGCCTCGCGCGCCCGCAACCAGTGGGCGAACACCTGCGCGGCCGAACGGGTGACCGGGACCCGCCTGGCCCGACCGCCCTTGCCGTGCCGCACATGCACCTCGCCCAGCCCGAGGTCCACGTCGGAGACGTCGAGCCCCACGATCTCGCTCGCCCGCAGCCCCAGCGTGGCCCCAAGGGTCAGAATGACGCTGTCCCGCCGCCCGACCTCATCATCCCCGTGCAGCTCGCCGGGCAGGGCGAACAGGCGCCTCAGTTGCGGGGTCCCCACGGCCCGTTTTTTCGCGTGGGCGGGCGTCGCCTCATGGGGCGCCCTGACGCCCTGGGCCGGGTCCTGCGCCAGCGCCCCCGCCCACACCAGGGCCCGGAACAGGGCCCGCACCCCGTACAGGTAGGTGCGTACGCTTCCCACCTCCAGTCCGCGCCCGCGCAACCCGATCAGGTAGCGTTCGATCACCTCGGCGTCAAGCTGGTTCAGCGCGTGCCTCGGCGCCTCGGGTGGCCCGACGAACCCCAGGAAGTCGCGCACGGCCAGCCGGTACCCCCGCAGCGTGGCCGCACTCACCACCCCGGCCTTGCGGCTCTTGAGGCGCAGGTAATACTCGAGCAACTCGCCCAGCATCTGGGCGTCCTGCCCGTGTGCCGCCCGCAGCGCCTCCCGCCGACGGTTCTCCGGCGCACTCCACCGCGAACTCAAAACGATGTCGGTGCTCATGTGCCCCAGGTTACCCTATTGCCGTTTAGAACAGTAAGCGGCAGTAAATGAAGTCCATCGTTCATCCCCGGCTAGCAGCGCTTCCGCAATCAAGGAACGGGCATCAGGAGCGTACTCTCTAGCGCCAGGTAGCACCGATGGAGCAGCCTCAACCTCTCGACTCGCCACACCGAGCAGCACCAGGGCTGAGGCCGGAGCTTTGGCCTCCGGTCGCGTCCTGCCA
This Deinococcus aestuarii DNA region includes the following protein-coding sequences:
- a CDS encoding diacylglycerol/lipid kinase family protein → MTGQTTPPSAEPGSAPLAALAGKRVLLVFNPRSGQGESTLPDFITRLGEGGALVTARELTQGTPLAEAITDLTDFDVLVAAGGDGTVSALAYAARYRDVPVLAYPAGTANLIAQNLDLPRDPAALAAVVAGGNAVRVDLGEVEVQGEKSGFAMLAGAGADAAMIRDSEELKEKYGAMAYVLSAMRQINPKKTTFRLVIDGTERSFEGIGVMVANFGMANYRLPITSDISPSDGKFTVVLMKAGNILRLLPNLLDSVRVKLNLGDPVFSGNLETLEAKQVSVEADDPFPLQYDGELHVETTPFTARILPGAVRFLTPARRKDLDT
- a CDS encoding tyrosine-type recombinase/integrase, giving the protein MSTDIVLSSRWSAPENRRREALRAAHGQDAQMLGELLEYYLRLKSRKAGVVSAATLRGYRLAVRDFLGFVGPPEAPRHALNQLDAEVIERYLIGLRGRGLEVGSVRTYLYGVRALFRALVWAGALAQDPAQGVRAPHEATPAHAKKRAVGTPQLRRLFALPGELHGDDEVGRRDSVILTLGATLGLRASEIVGLDVSDVDLGLGEVHVRHGKGGRARRVPVTRSAAQVFAHWLRAREALRVRGELRDDEPSLLVSFRPSRFGRRLSVRGLREIVNGYLAVAGLPPDMFGVHTLRRTAGTRLYRATRDLHVVSDILGHANVTTSAIYAKMDQDIRREALEKVEEDER